The following nucleotide sequence is from Thunnus albacares chromosome 15, fThuAlb1.1, whole genome shotgun sequence.
gggaaatattgtactttttactacatttatttgacagctttagttacttttcagatgacgATTTGTCACAATAGATAgtataaaaagcttttaaaatacaacacattattaaGATTAAACCAGTGATTTACATcctggcttttgacatcttacactcccattaatcatctcatgacccctcagatttatcttgtgaccctttggagggccctgacccctaggttgggaaccactggactaatTTAGTTAACTGTATGTAAAGTTTAAACTAGcaccacctccagcagctacaacagcaacatgctgcttacacactgatgcttcagtattaataatctaatgatgtcatacataataatgtatcagtcagagggaccaaaccagtAATTTTACcttaatactttaactacatcaagctgctaatacttatgtacttttacttaggtaggatttttcatgcaggacttttacttgtaatggagtatttttacattgctgtattggtacttaaGTAAAGAgtctaaatacttcttccaccactggtttcTGCCATCAGAATGCAAAATGTCTTGGTTTGCTGAGTTCGCTGGGAAAGCTGAAGACTTCCTGAATAAAGTGGACCAGGGAGCTGCCACCGCTCTGAGCAAAAACCAGGAGAAAACATCCTCCTTCAAGTCAATTTATGAAGGCGATGCAACTGTCCAACCTGAATACAACCCTGCAGGGTACAAGACCGACGCAGCTGTGACACATCATGCCTATGCATCCTCTCATGATACACCAAGCTACATCTCTGCAGCAGCGGGCAACATCAAGAGAACCAATGCAACCCTGGTGGCAGGCACAGCCAACGTGTCCAGTACCAACTCTGGCTCAGCAGGCAGTCCTCCCAGCTCTGCCAAGACCTCCTCTGGCTTCGTGAGGCCCAAAAAGAGCGAGCAGGATGTGGACGATGACATGCTTTTTGACTTTCTGAACAGCTCGGACCCTCCAGTCAGCAACAGGAGGGATTCAAGAAGAGAACTTGCAAAAGTGGCAGTTCCAGTCACCGAGGCCCAAAACCCAACACCTCCCCCCTCCACTACTCCTCACACCATCCCCTCAGCCCCGTCCACGCCCCCCTCAACCCGCGGTGTGTCCCGGGCCTCAAGCCTCAGCTCGCTGTCTGCTCACAGCATCAAAACATCAGAGGAGAGCTCTGCTAAAGAGCCAAGCCAAGGTATGAACTCCTCAGGCCAAACTCAAGTCTTTTTTCACcactgttttcagtgtttttactacatgttgtatttcatgttttgtatAACAACACTATCTCCAGATGTGGCTGATTTGTAACATAAACTAGATCCAAGGTGGTCATTTTGCAGGATTTTCTTTATTCAACAAATGAGACACTTGGCCAGTAATATTGTGACTCAGATACTCTGTTATGATTTCAAAAGATATATTAAAGTTATcttgattagagctgcaatgatttgtcaatcaacagaaaattaatctgcagctattttgattATCGATGAATCACTTTAAgccatttttaagaaaaaatgctaaactTCTCTTGTTccaacttcttaaatgtgaatattttctggttcctctatgataataaaataaaatttggacTATTAGTcagcacaaaacaagacattttaggttgcatcatggactttaggaaacagtgatcaactcttttcatcattttctggcGTTTTATAGACCTAACGACTAATAGATTAATCGAGAAAAGAACAatcagattaatctataatggaaataattgttagttgcagccctaatcttgatattaatgttttattacacGGTCCAGCTGTAGTTGGAAAACTGTAAGACACACAAAGCCACAACTACAGCCAGATTTCTTTCATAATAaagttactgtatattaattTCAGGcatttatgtctctgtgtggtaaCATCATGtccaacacagacacacctgagagTTCAGACTCAGGCATGGCTGTCCCTCAGGAGTCCAGCAGATTGGAGCCTCTTCCTGTAGAGGAGCCGCAGAGCCAAGTCCTGTCCAGCCTGCGTTTGGAGAACCAACTGCTGCGCAGTGAGGTGGCTTCCCTCAACCAGGAGATGGCTTCAGTCATCCAGAGAGCAAAAGACTTGCAAGATGgtaagagaaaagacaaaacctGAACAATGATGGCCTACATTCATGCACCTTTCTCTGtattgattatgttttttttctactcctATAGATTTGAATCACGCCCGACTACGATCAGACAAATTTAACTCAGAGCAGTCACAGACTGACCGGACGTTACGACAACTTCGGTCACAGGTTGATGACCTGACAGAGGCCCTCTCTGCCAAAGATGGTCAACTTGCAGTCCTGAAAATCAGACTAGATGAAGCTGATCAGCTGCTTAAGTCCCGCAGTACTGCACTAGAGGAGGCACAGAAGGAAACATCCAGGTACGCTCTTCATGACACGTCATTTTGAAGTAGAGATCAGCATTTTTAGGAATTGTTTTGGAcactattttactgtttttgtttttttagaattATGCAAAACCACACAGAAGGGAGCAGCATACAGTCCCAAGCTCTCGAGACGATGCAGGAGAGGCTGCGAGAGGCCGAGCAGGCTGTTAGGAGGGAACAGGACAGCTATCGGCAGATGCAGGTGCTCCACTACGTATATGATGGTTAAGAAAATCTTCTATCCGCCTTTACATTTAGTTATTTGTGCCTGAGTAGAAATAGAAATCAATTTTACGTGCACACTGAAAAACTCAAGTCGAGACTGAACACATGGAAATTCTAATCCTGTCTTCTTGTTTAGAGTGAGTATGCTGGTCGCCTGTCCAGACTGGAGGCTGAGAGACAGACCCTCGCTGAGACGGTGACAGCAACAGAGCGGcgagcagcagaggagaagcTCAGGATGGATGACTTCCAACAGCAACTGAAAAGTGCCaaagctgcagctgagactgcCAAACAGGAGTTACAAGACTATAAGCATAAAGCCTCACGAATCCTACAAGTAAGGCTCACTGCCGCAGGCCCTCAATAAAACCACAGTTTTCACGGATAGCATCTGAATTTATTTGAATTACGCCAGGCTAAAACTAACTCTGTGTCCAAGGATTATGCACGTTTCAGaggacaattttttttttttttacataaagatttatactttttaaattgtgtttttctgtttttgtgtcccATTGGGATCCTGGTATTCTTCTTTATCATTAGCTTTATTTTTTGCATCACTAAACTGTTAACtgcaaagtttttaataatgtttctTTAGTCCAAAGAGAAGCTCATCAGCAGTCTGAAGGAGGGATCTGGTCTGGACACACTGGACGGCAGCGGGGCCATGGCTCTGGAAATGGAGGAACTGCGTCACGAGAAGGATCTGCAGAGGGAAGAGATCCAAAAACTACAGGGGCAAGTGCGCGTGCTCCGAACAGAAATACAGGTGAGATGCTGTACATGTCAAGAAAAGATAAAATGGcaaagtggaaataaaaaagtaataagaTTCTATATTAAACCCTGTGTGGACAGTCTTGGGTGATGGCTTCATTAGGAGGTTTCCAAGTATAAATGCAGGCCGGATTAGATGAATCTCTCATACAATAGGCCCCaatgtgaaaacatctgtgATTGGTCTAAAATACGTGACATGACTGGTGTCACTTCCTCTTTTGTGAGCCGTTTGTTTACAAATCACTTTCAGCATGTAGTAtatttaaaggtaccctgtggagtttttgacctctAGTGGTGCTATGGAGCAAGTTGCAGTAATGTGCCATTGAATGCAGcaatgaaagaagaaaactaCAAGCCAGCAAACAATGCTGGacttaaaatacttttaaaaaattgattttgCAAATTTTTGTATGAGGGGAAAAGGATTTCACATTTCATGTTTGTTGGACCTCAAAGACATACACGAGTACTGGTAAATAatacaatgtaaacataacttctTGTTTGTTCAGAAGAAAACTCCACAAGGCaccttttaaacaaacaaagccaCAGTGACCGCACACAAATTGTACACAGCTCTGTAATCAAGTGTGTTTTTAGGGTTTCTGTCTAACTTTGGTTTGACTCTGTTGACTTTGTTCCTTGTACAAAAAGATCACAAGATATTGGTGATTGAGCTGTACACATCGgacatgttttctctctcaggaTTTGGAGAATCAGGCCCTGACGGAGACAGAAGCGTGGCGGGAGCAGCAGGTGCAGTTACAGGAGCAACAGGCTTTACAGAACAGAGCTAAGCAGGAGGTGGAGGCTGAAGTCGAGCGTTACAAACAGGTAAACTACAACTGCGTCATGGATAAATCTTGATATTACATGTATAATTGTTGCATGTCTTATCAAACTCTTAAAttgtgtgaaatatttttatgtttgtttgtttttttttaaatcataggAGCTGCAGTACTTGGAGGAAGAACAGCATCGGGCTAAAACAACACTGCAGAGCCGAATCAAGGACCGAGAAGATGAAATCCAAAAACTCAGGAATCAGGTGAATTTCTCCTCCAGTGCTTGGGAATTTAACAGAAATCTTCATGTAGATGTTTTAAAACGCTACACATATCACCACTAACAAAGCGTATTCTGGTATTTCTTTACTCCTCCAGTTGACCAACAAGACTCTCAGCAGCAGCCAGACAGAGCTGGAGAATCGGCTCCACCAGCTTACAGAGACGCTGATCCAGAAGCAGACGATGTTGGAGGCTCTGGGCACGGAAAAAAGTTCCCTGGTCTTCCAGTTGGAGCGACTGGAACAGCAGCTGAAGAACGCCCAGGGAGGACAAAGTGGAGGGCCAGCCATCAACATGAGCAGTATTGATGGACCAGGTAGGCCAGGTTGAAGCAGGTGATTGTTTAGGGGGTCGATATGTAGTCGTAGGGTAGTTTTATCTCAATCTCAGATATCAATGCAGAAATCTTGAAGTTTAGTTCAGTCATGACAGCACAATTTCAGCTTTCAAAAGTAACcagtatttaaatattcaatGCTTCTGTGAGGCCAAAGCACGCAGAACATTTTGTATCATGAGAATCCAGCGCTGAAATTAGACTTTTGTAGAAACTTTCATTgccagaacagcagcagctgatttaCCTTTACAGTTGATCCATTtcccttgtttgttttttttttgttttttttaaattttattctaATAAATTTTTGCATTTCTCTCCCTGATTTCAAGAGAAttcaagaggttttttttttgttttttttaacaaacatttggtcattttctgtttctttagtTTCAATAATTGATCAAATTTAATCTTGACTTCACTGTTAATGTCTTTTCTGCTTGTTAAATTTTCAGGAGCACGACAAAGAAACACACCAGTCCTTTTCAGTGATCAGGAGAGTCCAGGGGTGTACGGCAAAGTACGCAAGGCAGCCAGCACCATCGACCGTTTCAGGTAAGCTCTTACAAGTATTTTTGTCCTCGATGTTATTTTAGAATAATTACACAGTTTTTCTAAGTTATATGTGATCTGCAATGATAAATAGAAAATCTTGTAATTTCAGCATAAGACTGGGGATCTTCTTGAGGCGCTACCCTATGGCCAGAGTTTTCATTATATTGTACATGGTGAGTATTTGTTTGAGATGCaagtttttttgcatttgtaattTGATCAAACGGTGAACAacagttaataaaataaataaacaacttgTCAACTTCTTTTCACAGGCTGTACTGCATCTGTGGGTCATGATTGTTCTTCTTACTTACACGCCAGAAATGCACCACGGCCATCCTGATGGAAGATAGAAGACTCTAATGTTACAGGCTGTTGTTTAAAGATGTTTGCTCTATGTAAGGATGGTACAAGCTGCTGGAATATGGGCTCTGGGACCTGACTCTCCCTGTTTTGCACAGATATGCTATGAATTAAAGACATTTCCTCTGATTTATTCTTTACCGTTTCCCATTGAAGAAATATAAATGACAACTACATtaagttttaaaataattatggAGTGATATACTGTATTGGTGGTCTCATGAAAGGACATTAAATCAAATGATCTTGCATCTGTTGTTCTTATCACCTTCTTTCAGACCTCTGTTCTCCTGAGAGATTGTATTTAACACTGTAAAAAAGAATCTTTTAATAAAGAAATTAGAAGAAACAACACCGCCTGGCACTAATTTTATTGCCACTCTTTAAGGCATCATGTGGGTCACTCTGACACTACGTTTACACATTAACTAGTCCTCTGTGGCACTTGGAGCtatgtcaagtctgagaaaataactctGCTTCAGTTTGGAGACCAAGAAACTGGTGGTGTGcaggattcagtgtttttggatcTTGACACATACTGGGAACTAAAAGTCAAGATTTCTTGTCTTCAGCTGCTTtgatttttaccattttctttttaatctgtctttCACAAGTCTCCCCAACTTTATAGAAGTGTGATACTTAATTGCTGGAGTGTCACTTTAATGAATATAAAGTTTTAGCTTGTTCAAGTTCTAACATCTATAACAgaatttgggggaaaaaaaccacATTTTTGAAACAATAAATGGTTTAATGTGGTGTGTCAAAACAGTAGAGGTGTGGACAGATTTGTACAGATTTGTAAGAATCATGAAGTAAATTCAGCCTTGAACATTCCTCTGTTAACTATTAGTGGTTTTATTGAGAGTATTTCTTTCCTTTAGTTTATTCAAGACCTTTTTCATCAATAtttatgatacacacacacacacacacacacacacacacacacacacacacacatatatatatatatatatatatatatatatatatatatatagtgtgtattatattttatattgtaaaatacCATTTACCATTCTAACAACAGTAACAAGGCAATGTATGCTTGAGGTAGTGCACAGATCATAATAcatcaataaagaaataagcaaacataaacaaaattaaataaaataaatcacaaatcaaTTCATTACATAAGGCTCTAGTTTTCACGTCTTTAGAATTTGTGCAGTATTTTAGTGTGTCCAGGAAGGATTTTAAGTAGGGCAAGAAGACAGTGATGTAGGGTTTCTGTTTTGCAAATTTGCTGGTGCGTATGTGGAATTTTgctaataaagaaataagattATTAACATCCATTTTCTTGACGGGCATTACATCAGcaaaaaattaacaaataaaatacattcagtTTTGAGTTTGAGTATCTACTTTTCcgttaaaaaaaagattaaggtCATACCAAAATGTCTGACTAAAGGTACAGTCCCAAAAGATGAGTTGTATAGAAGTTGTGTTTGTCCGACTCTCGGTTGAAGCCCTTGAACGCACCTTGAAGTTGTTGGTCCTCCAGCATCCCACAATGCACCGCTTCTGCGCTCTGTGTCCACGTCAAACCTGACAGCCATCGCCGCCGCAACAGCCGAGCTGATAATGGCTGCAGTTGAGGTGGCACTTTCTGGGAGCTGTGTTGGTCAGACTGGCTAAAAAAACTGCAAGGAAACACCGCTCACGGCTACCGCAGGTGACACAGTCTTCAACGTAAAGGCGTCATTCAAACTATCCGCTGTCTGGCTGTGATATAATGTCGCTTAGCTTGCTAGCTTTGACAAATTCCTCCAGGCGACTGATCAGCTGTTATTATCCGGAGTCTGAGCTAAATGAGCGTCTGTCAGCTTGAAAACCGACTTTGTGACGTGAGAACAAAGTGGATTTTAAAAGCGAAATCCGTCTCTGTGTTTCAGAGTTTCCGGTTGAGCTTAATGACCGAGCTGACTTTATCAACTCTCGAGTCAAAGCTAAGCTagccccctccctcctcctctttcctctcttcttcgTCCTCCTGGGccttgctttgtttttgtttttttacccgTGTTGAACATGTCATCGTGGCTGGGTGGAATCGGCTCCGGCCTCGGCCAGTCCCTGGGTCAGGTCGGCGGGAGCCTGTCGTCCTTCACCGGGCAGATATCAAACTTCACCAAAGACATGTTACTGGAAGGGGTGGAAGAAGTAGGAGGTAagtttgtgtctctttctctcttgttttctgtttggtgGCCACATCATCATAAAGCACACCACGTTTTTGATGTACACACTTGTAGCAATAgacacattcatctgctgaaagtgggaAGTTTCACTGAGCTAATTGAAAATCCAATTATAAGGGAGGTGGGCCTACAAGCGTGAGTTGTGGCATCAAATAAGTATGGAAATCAATCTGGTCCAaaattcaacttacacaagtgtgatgtggaaacttgaagcctccagtgtacaaacactgagaaatgGACTTAAtagtgaagtaggaaacatcttgtatccagcagttaaacttttgatgtcaaatatatttacatatttatagatcctggaatttttaatgagggagaaggaatatATGCAAtattaaggattttaacaagaaaatttaactttttttgtgaaaaaccctacattagacacaaattattattcaaagcagagtattttatatacaccttctaaaaatcttttttttaaaaacaaaaaaaataaacaggatttgatatccaaaaataaaaattgcgCAGACATCACAGGTTTGACACTACATGGCACTGTTCAACAAAATCAGGATAAGTGAGAAATAAAGAGGCACATTGACACGTTTAAAGCAAAAGAGAGGTCATACTTCTCCTTTCATTTAAATCTAGTAACTACAGAAATATGTTCCAGTAACTACTGAACCTCAAATATCCCTCATGTACACACCAATGCTGGCAGATCTGGTTTCAAATGGACTGAACTGCATACTGTTCTCAAACTAGAGTCTTTCATTCCTCTCGGAGAtgttaaagctttattatctgatgttttttatgactCTTGTAACAGTTTTTTATTAATTCTGTGTTGattgtgtagttgtgttgtttttgtttgctgattGTGTTCTCTCTCGAAAAAGAGATCTTAGTCCCAATGAGACTTCCtgattgaattttaaaaaagtcaatattttgtttacatATAAGTATATTGGCTGGTTGATTGTTCCAGTGTATCTGCCTTAAATAAAACACCTACTAACAGTCCTAGGATACCAAGATATTGGTGTGAATGAATACTTAAAGATACTCAGCTGTCATCATGGGATCAATcacaacagagaaaaagcagCCACTACACTGAATGAAGTAAACTTGTGTTGCAGAGAAACTGTGACTATTTCAAAAATAACTCAAAGCTCTGTCGCTTATAGTATTTAAAGGCATCTAGAAACTCAGAAACTTCCAAACAAGGTCTGGCTGACTGATCCCAAATGTGAAGAACAGGTAGAGACAATGCTTGAAACAATCATTAGACATACACAGCCAGCTTTATGGTTATGCTGAGAGGTGTTTCTAGTATTCTGTCCACCCCATTTATATCAATGAGGGGAGAGTAAATATCATTTCTCAGTATAACACAATACACCCCAATAGTTAAAGTTGgtaatgtaatattttggtgTATGTACAGTTTGTTTATGCTACATGTGTGTAATTAAAATGATCAGTATCCATTTCTAATTTGTTCTAAGTTATTTCCAATAAAAACAGTCTAAACATTTCTCAATATTAGAGTATTTACCAAGAAGTTATTAATACATTGCTATAATATTGgtagttaaaatgtttttaacatgtgtgtCCCTGTATCAGAAAAATGTGACTACAGTCAGGAACCGACTCTGTCAAGAAGAAAAACTAACTTCACGTAAACAATTAGTGACGCACTGAGTTAGTTAATGTGTACACTGCTGCTTTGTCTGTCTGAGGTTTTAACGATATCCCTGTTCTTATATGGATTAGTGACTATGTGTAAACATCAGGCTGTTGAGGAGCGTCTGACCGCTTGCATGACAAGAATGTTTATCTGAGCTTTGCATCCAGACAGTTTGATCAGCAGTGAACTAGAAAATGTGCCCACAGATTTGAATGTCTGTGTCTCTTTAAGTGACTCTTAGCTGCCTCAGTATCTGTAAAATACCTCAGACCGCTGCAGAGATCACTTACACTTCACCGTTCAAATTACAGTAGATAATCCCTTTAAATACTCCTCACTTTTTATACCACCACTGCCTCAACCGCACTGTATTTCACTATTAACTTTAAATGGAGCCAGTACAGATGTTCAGAGAGGAAAGGCCACATATTTGCAGttagttctgtttttgtaaTTCATGCTAACTGAACACATACAGCAGGATTATGTATAATTATCTGTTAATTATAGGGGAGATGGACTACCACTATAATCCAACATTACTTTTTGCCgagttagatttttttttttctgccatgaTCACTTTGTAGCGCCAGAGAATGAACTGAAGATGCTCTTAAAAGTTTACACAGAAGCtctgtgtggttttgttttaaacataCTTCATATGTTAAAAGTTATTTCCTCAATTGTCTGGTGGAGTTTCTTTCATGTACaagttaaaagaaaatcaaGTGTCGTCATCTATAGCAAAGTATATGTTTGTATAAAAGTTCATTTGGTTGTAAAATCTCAAGCAAACATTCTCAGTCCATGCAGTCACTCCCTCATTCATAGTCAGCGGGGCTTTAGGTAACAGCCTGATGGCAACACAGATTACAGCCTTCATTGTTTGGTTTCCAGTTTGTGGACAGAAAGTTTCTCATGTTCAAACTCTAAACTGATATTCCCTTTGAAATATCCATGCCCGACTTAGTTACTGATTTGTAAGGATTGTTTTTATCACCGAGTCGTCGCCTTCTTCATGAAGtccaaatgaaatgattatAAAGCTTATATTAAAAGTGCTCCATCACATTTGCCCAATTAAACCCAACAGCACCATCAGCAAAAAATCAAACGCACTCAATGAGTGATGAAGCAATGACGAAAGAAAGAACTTTGGCCGCAGATCTCCAACTCACTGCTCCCGTCAAAAACCAGAAGTGTGACTTCTTATCACTGTGTAGGGAGGACTTGGCCGGCTGTAATACTGCATACCAGGCCTGAAATCCCTCTTTAAGTAAACTTTATAGTGAGgaacaatagtaataataataataataaattactgGAACTGGATTTGtctgtatctttggtttgtgtAGTAATGAGTGTTCTGTGTTGGCCAAGCTGTGTCCAGCTGTTAAGATCTCACAGCTCTGACAAGATCTGCAGAAATGTCGGCCTGCTCAGCCgtgcgtctgtgtgtttgtcatgtgaGCCTGGTTAAGCAGATCTGTGTGTGACAATGTGACTAAGATAAAGAAGGTAAAAGAAGAAGTTAGTATCTCTTGAATGTGCCATGTGCCGTGGTAGatagtgaataaaaataataaaggtatttgtgtttcttttactgttttcacaggggaaaaacattaaattctGCTTGTTGAATATCATTAAACCTAATTAATGCTGCTTGGTCTTTGCATTGACAGTCTCACGTAAAAAGATTTACACATGTGAATAATATTCTTACTGTCtttatgtctgtatttgtgATATGTTCAATGTTATTTTCTCCTTGTAACTGCAGATGCTGCTACAGAACTGCAAGTGTCCAATTCCAAGTTGGCTGATCTCAACGCTTCATTTACCACTCAGAAGTCTGaggttagattttttttattaacttacTCCACGACAGgctttttgacttgtcatagcaagAAAATAATATCATTAATGACGGATTGCTTTCATGAAAGTGTCCCAGAAATGCAAAATACCACGGCCCCTGAAAGTGACATCCCGATCAGAGCTCATTCATCTTAAAAATGCTGACTGGAAAAGTACAGTTTAAAACCAAATAATAGCATTTTTGAATCAATCCCACGTATGAGAGGGGACCCAAAAATTCCCggaattgttaaaaaaaaaaaaaactcgtTAGAAATCGTTCAGGAAAACCTTTCTAATCCCTTTCAAAGTACTCTCCCATTCCTGGAAACATTAATCTTTGCATGTCATCTTTTGTCACCGTGTCCAGagcttcctgtctttctttcctgGATTTCTTCCACGGTTGTGAATCTTCTCCCCTTCAGTCCTAATTTTAGTTTCAGCAAGCTGTAGGTAGACGCGATTTAGCAGTAAATCAGAAAGCTACACCCCACTCCTGTGCTATTGATGGCTTCCGGGAATTTTTGGGTCCCCAGTTGtactcctctctgctgctgtaaatactcagtAGAGCACCAAATGTATATTAATCCTGTGTTataaatagtccccaacaaatataCCATATTCATCTGTTTGAGTGTGGAAATTGCTGAGCCTTTTTGAAAAATGGAACTATACACATGCACTTACAACCTGCGtttaaagatttacatgttCAGTATGAATTAATGGACTTGTGGCTGAGCGCTGCAGACATCGTCAGGAAGCCAGAaaactttgacacatttttgtttttgtcttttgatttgatttgttgttaatgaataaataaagaaaacattatgaCATTGCCCTTTAAACATTGTGCAGATCCCTGTGTTGATAAGCATCCTTTCTGCTGAGGAGCCCTTGAACAACTCTTGAGCAACTCTGTACTCAAGTACAGAACAGCATCCAGCTCCAGGACGCTGCTCTGTACTCGACCATGACCCCTGACCTTCCTGTAAGAAAAAT
It contains:
- the golga5 gene encoding golgin subfamily A member 5, whose translation is MSWFAEFAGKAEDFLNKVDQGAATALSKNQEKTSSFKSIYEGDATVQPEYNPAGYKTDAAVTHHAYASSHDTPSYISAAAGNIKRTNATLVAGTANVSSTNSGSAGSPPSSAKTSSGFVRPKKSEQDVDDDMLFDFLNSSDPPVSNRRDSRRELAKVAVPVTEAQNPTPPPSTTPHTIPSAPSTPPSTRGVSRASSLSSLSAHSIKTSEESSAKEPSQDTPESSDSGMAVPQESSRLEPLPVEEPQSQVLSSLRLENQLLRSEVASLNQEMASVIQRAKDLQDDLNHARLRSDKFNSEQSQTDRTLRQLRSQVDDLTEALSAKDGQLAVLKIRLDEADQLLKSRSTALEEAQKETSRIMQNHTEGSSIQSQALETMQERLREAEQAVRREQDSYRQMQSEYAGRLSRLEAERQTLAETVTATERRAAEEKLRMDDFQQQLKSAKAAAETAKQELQDYKHKASRILQSKEKLISSLKEGSGLDTLDGSGAMALEMEELRHEKDLQREEIQKLQGQVRVLRTEIQDLENQALTETEAWREQQVQLQEQQALQNRAKQEVEAEVERYKQELQYLEEEQHRAKTTLQSRIKDREDEIQKLRNQLTNKTLSSSQTELENRLHQLTETLIQKQTMLEALGTEKSSLVFQLERLEQQLKNAQGGQSGGPAINMSSIDGPGARQRNTPVLFSDQESPGVYGKVRKAASTIDRFSIRLGIFLRRYPMARVFIILYMAVLHLWVMIVLLTYTPEMHHGHPDGR